One Nitrospinota bacterium genomic window carries:
- a CDS encoding efflux RND transporter periplasmic adaptor subunit, which yields MGGNVKREHPGGLPFALALALLLASCSGGNKSGSSKGTPPAPVSIEKVVARDMPSIIRAVGAVEAFSVVSVKSQIGGTLQTVHFTEGREVRKGDLLFTIDPRPWEAALKQAEASLARDTATRDNAMADLARYTQLAAEGFVSNEKVELLRTQLEAAEAAVKASGAAQDNARLQLDYCFIKSPVGGITGSLTYDRGNVIKANDDKPMTVVRQVRPIYVTFTVPERSLAEVKKAMAQVTLSAMAAPPGGAPGPGKVVFIDNTVDPATGVIKLKAVFENEDRSFWPGQFVNVALQTGVRQGVPAIRARAVQMGQGGQYVYVVKPDMTAVARAITASGEVDGWMVVDKGLEPGETIVTEGHIKVVPGGKVEIKGPGGNKEEKR from the coding sequence ATGGGCGGGAATGTAAAACGGGAGCATCCGGGCGGATTGCCATTCGCATTGGCCTTGGCGTTGTTGCTCGCGTCATGCTCCGGGGGGAATAAAAGCGGCTCTTCCAAAGGTACGCCTCCCGCGCCGGTGTCCATAGAGAAAGTTGTGGCGAGGGACATGCCTTCCATCATCCGCGCAGTGGGGGCCGTGGAGGCTTTTTCCGTGGTGTCGGTAAAATCGCAGATCGGCGGGACGCTGCAGACAGTCCATTTCACCGAAGGGCGGGAAGTCCGCAAAGGCGATCTGCTTTTCACAATTGACCCCCGGCCTTGGGAGGCGGCGCTAAAACAGGCGGAGGCCAGCCTTGCCAGGGACACGGCCACGCGTGACAACGCCATGGCAGACCTTGCGCGTTACACACAGCTTGCCGCCGAAGGTTTCGTCTCCAACGAAAAGGTGGAACTTTTGCGGACCCAGCTTGAGGCGGCCGAGGCGGCGGTGAAAGCTTCCGGGGCGGCGCAAGACAACGCCAGGCTACAGCTTGATTACTGCTTCATAAAATCACCTGTCGGCGGGATCACAGGAAGCCTGACATACGACAGGGGGAACGTGATAAAGGCCAACGACGACAAGCCGATGACCGTGGTCCGCCAGGTGAGGCCCATATACGTCACGTTCACCGTGCCGGAACGCTCCCTCGCCGAGGTGAAAAAGGCCATGGCCCAGGTGACGCTTTCGGCGATGGCCGCCCCGCCGGGAGGGGCGCCTGGACCGGGAAAGGTGGTGTTCATAGACAACACTGTGGACCCGGCCACGGGGGTGATAAAGCTTAAGGCCGTCTTCGAAAACGAAGACCGGAGCTTTTGGCCGGGGCAGTTTGTGAACGTCGCCCTGCAGACAGGGGTGCGGCAGGGCGTTCCAGCGATTCGGGCCCGGGCCGTGCAAATGGGGCAGGGGGGGCAGTATGTTTATGTGGTAAAGCCGGACATGACCGCAGTGGCGCGGGCCATAACGGCGTCCGGAGAGGTGGACGGCTGGATGGTGGTGGACAAGGGACTGGAGCCAGGTGAGACGATTGTCACCGAGGGGCATATCAAGGTGGTCCCCGGCGGAAAAGTGGAGATAAAAGGCCCGGGAGGGAACAAGGAAGAGAAGCGATGA